In Oceanibaculum indicum P24, the following are encoded in one genomic region:
- a CDS encoding substrate-binding protein, whose protein sequence is MPIEKINRRLFLQRTSLVGAGLAMPMILSGAARAQSFCNSPTGSKVVFGFNCPQTGPYAEEGKDQLKAYQLAVKHINGEGDGGMLNTFKGTALKGNGVLGKKVEYVTGDTQTKSDAARASATRMIERDGAIMISGGSSSGVAVAVQSLCQDMGIIFMSGLTHSNDTTGKDKKKNGFRHFFNAYMSGVAIAPVLGEAYGKDRRAYHLTADYTWGWTQEESIKNATEGLGWETVQTVRTPVGAADFSQYITPVLNSGADVLILNHYGNDMVNSLRQAVQFGLRDKQVNGKNFEIVVPLFSELMAQGAGDAIKGIYGTANWDWKLQNEGTKAFTKSFGEAYGTPPSQAAQTGYVQALLYADACERAGTFNPEGVVKALEDFEFDGLGNGPTLYRGSDHQCFKPVLVVQGKENPKDKYDLLQVVKEVPTKTVTYDPSIFGGELGPVSTKC, encoded by the coding sequence ATGCCAATCGAGAAGATCAACCGACGCTTGTTCCTGCAACGCACCAGCCTTGTCGGTGCCGGCCTTGCGATGCCCATGATTCTGTCGGGTGCCGCGCGTGCTCAGAGCTTCTGCAACAGCCCGACCGGCTCCAAGGTGGTGTTCGGCTTCAACTGTCCGCAGACCGGCCCCTATGCCGAAGAGGGCAAGGACCAGCTGAAGGCCTACCAGCTTGCCGTGAAGCATATTAACGGCGAGGGTGATGGCGGCATGCTGAACACCTTCAAGGGCACCGCGCTGAAGGGCAACGGCGTCCTGGGCAAGAAGGTCGAATACGTCACCGGCGACACGCAGACCAAGAGTGACGCGGCGCGCGCCTCGGCAACCCGCATGATCGAGCGCGACGGCGCCATCATGATCTCCGGCGGTTCCTCGTCGGGCGTTGCCGTTGCGGTGCAGTCGCTGTGCCAGGACATGGGCATCATCTTCATGTCCGGCCTGACGCATTCCAACGACACCACCGGCAAGGACAAGAAGAAGAACGGCTTCCGGCACTTCTTCAACGCCTACATGTCGGGTGTGGCCATCGCGCCAGTGCTTGGCGAGGCCTATGGCAAGGACCGCCGCGCCTATCACCTCACCGCCGACTACACCTGGGGCTGGACCCAGGAAGAATCGATCAAGAACGCGACAGAGGGTCTTGGCTGGGAGACGGTGCAGACCGTTCGCACGCCGGTCGGTGCTGCCGACTTCTCGCAGTACATCACGCCGGTCCTGAACTCCGGCGCCGATGTGCTGATCCTCAATCACTATGGCAACGACATGGTGAACTCGCTGCGCCAGGCGGTTCAGTTCGGGCTGCGCGACAAGCAGGTCAACGGCAAGAATTTCGAGATTGTCGTGCCGCTGTTCTCCGAGCTGATGGCGCAGGGCGCCGGCGATGCCATCAAGGGCATCTACGGCACCGCCAACTGGGACTGGAAGCTGCAGAACGAAGGCACCAAGGCGTTCACGAAATCCTTCGGCGAGGCCTATGGAACCCCGCCGTCGCAGGCCGCGCAGACCGGTTATGTGCAGGCCCTGCTCTATGCCGATGCCTGCGAGCGCGCCGGAACCTTCAATCCGGAAGGCGTCGTCAAGGCGCTGGAGGATTTCGAGTTCGACGGTCTCGGCAACGGGCCGACGCTCTATCGCGGCTCCGACCATCAGTGCTTCAAGCCGGTGCTGGTCGTGCAGGGTAAGGAGAACCCGAAGGACAAGTACGATCTGCTGCAGGTCGTGAAAGAGGTCCCGACCAAGACTGTCACCTATGACCCATCGATCTTTGGCGGAGAATTGGGCCCGGTCAGCACTAAGTGCTGA
- a CDS encoding branched-chain amino acid ABC transporter permease yields the protein MDQIFLQLLNGLDKGAAYALIALGLTLVFGTLGIVNFAHGALFMIGAFCAVVFSRLLKLETVTIDPDRLTPWGSPMEVRTPLVQAWLGDFGAILVQWSVPLSILFAIPVMLIVGIAMERGLIRHFYKRAHADQILVTFGLAIVLQEIVKANFGANPIPTSAPAALAGSVDVGGWIGLSGIFYPWWRLVYLGFALAVMGMVIAFLRYTTYGMVVRAGMEDRQTVGFLGIDIQKRFTVVFGIAAVVAGIAGVMYTPIVSPNYHIGMDFLVLSFVVVVVGGMGSVSGAVLAGFLLGVLQSFASMNEVNSILPGIDQVIIYLVAVVVLLVMPRGLMGRKGVMEN from the coding sequence ATGGACCAAATTTTTCTGCAATTGCTCAACGGACTCGACAAGGGTGCGGCCTATGCGCTGATCGCGCTTGGCCTGACGCTCGTCTTCGGCACGCTCGGCATCGTCAATTTCGCGCATGGCGCGCTGTTCATGATCGGCGCCTTCTGTGCCGTCGTCTTCAGCCGTCTGCTCAAGCTCGAGACCGTGACCATCGACCCCGACCGGCTGACCCCGTGGGGGTCGCCGATGGAGGTGCGCACGCCGCTTGTCCAGGCATGGCTCGGTGATTTCGGCGCCATCCTGGTGCAATGGTCGGTGCCGCTTTCGATCCTGTTTGCCATTCCGGTTATGCTGATTGTCGGCATCGCCATGGAGCGCGGGCTCATCCGCCACTTCTACAAGCGCGCCCATGCGGACCAGATCCTGGTCACCTTCGGGCTGGCGATTGTCCTGCAGGAAATCGTGAAGGCGAATTTCGGCGCCAACCCGATACCGACAAGTGCGCCGGCCGCTTTGGCGGGCAGTGTCGATGTTGGCGGATGGATCGGCCTCAGCGGCATCTTCTATCCCTGGTGGCGACTGGTCTATCTGGGCTTCGCGCTTGCCGTCATGGGGATGGTGATCGCGTTCCTGCGCTATACGACCTATGGCATGGTGGTGCGCGCGGGCATGGAAGACCGGCAGACTGTCGGCTTCCTGGGCATCGACATCCAGAAGCGCTTCACGGTCGTGTTCGGCATTGCCGCCGTGGTCGCCGGAATCGCCGGCGTCATGTACACGCCCATTGTCTCGCCCAACTACCATATCGGCATGGACTTCCTGGTCCTGTCCTTCGTGGTGGTCGTCGTTGGCGGCATGGGCTCGGTGAGTGGCGCTGTCCTTGCCGGCTTCCTGCTCGGAGTCCTGCAAAGCTTCGCCTCGATGAACGAGGTCAACAGCATCCTGCCTGGCATCGACCAGGTCATCATATATCTCGTCGCCGTCGTCGTGCTGCTGGTCATGCCGCGCGGCCTGATGGGGCGCAAAGGCGTGATGGAGAACTGA
- a CDS encoding branched-chain amino acid ABC transporter permease has protein sequence MNALRNDLVYLVVFAAAVLTMPIWLAPFGAAYPDLMQKFAIYGIFAIGFNILFGMTGYLSFGHAAFLGVGSYAAVWSFKLLTMNVIPALALAILISGLFAAAIGYISLRRSGIYFSILTLAFAQMSYNLAYSVFTPITNGETGLQLALNDPRVIDRAFFTDVPGIPRPNLFGLELGGLEAFYLCAVVLILCFFVAMRIDRSPFGMMLKAIKSNQTRMAYTGFNTRPYTLAAFVISGIYAGIAGGLLAVTDPLAGAERMQWTASGEVVLMTILGGVGTLVGPVIGAAVIKYFENIFSAFHKARLEDIFSFLPDGLEDFVVSVVSPFVGEGWHLTLGLIFMLIVIFLPGGLMEGARRIRARIGKGRGTGSKAPSGNPAPAE, from the coding sequence ATGAACGCCTTGCGCAACGACCTCGTCTATCTCGTGGTGTTCGCTGCGGCGGTGCTGACCATGCCGATCTGGCTGGCCCCTTTCGGCGCGGCCTACCCCGACCTGATGCAGAAATTCGCGATCTACGGCATCTTCGCCATCGGCTTCAACATCCTGTTCGGCATGACCGGCTACCTGTCGTTCGGGCACGCCGCCTTCCTGGGCGTCGGTTCCTATGCGGCGGTGTGGTCGTTCAAGCTGCTGACCATGAACGTCATTCCGGCGCTGGCGCTGGCGATCCTGATCTCCGGCCTGTTTGCCGCCGCCATCGGCTATATCAGCCTGCGGCGGTCCGGCATCTATTTCTCGATCCTGACGCTCGCCTTCGCGCAGATGTCGTACAACCTCGCCTATTCGGTGTTCACGCCGATCACGAACGGCGAGACGGGATTGCAGCTCGCCCTCAACGACCCGCGGGTCATCGACCGTGCCTTCTTCACCGATGTGCCGGGCATCCCCCGTCCCAACCTGTTCGGGCTCGAACTCGGCGGCCTTGAAGCCTTCTACCTGTGCGCGGTGGTCCTGATCCTGTGTTTCTTCGTGGCGATGCGGATCGACCGGTCGCCATTCGGGATGATGCTGAAGGCCATCAAGTCGAACCAGACCCGGATGGCCTACACCGGCTTCAACACCCGTCCCTATACGCTGGCGGCCTTCGTTATTTCAGGCATTTACGCTGGCATTGCCGGCGGCCTGCTGGCGGTGACGGACCCGCTTGCCGGTGCCGAGCGCATGCAGTGGACCGCCTCGGGCGAGGTCGTGCTGATGACCATCCTTGGCGGTGTCGGCACCCTCGTCGGCCCTGTCATCGGTGCGGCGGTGATCAAATATTTCGAGAACATCTTCTCGGCCTTCCACAAGGCACGGCTGGAAGACATCTTCTCGTTCCTGCCCGATGGGCTGGAGGATTTCGTGGTCTCGGTCGTCTCTCCCTTCGTCGGCGAGGGCTGGCACCTGACGCTCGGCCTCATCTTCATGCTGATCGTCATTTTCCTGCCGGGCGGCCTGATGGAGGGCGCGCGCCGGATCAGGGCGCGCATCGGCAAGGGGCGCGGCACGGGAAGCAAGGCGCCCTCGGGCAATCCGGCACCGGCGGAATAG
- a CDS encoding ABC transporter ATP-binding protein, with the protein MTNAVLHVADVHKSFGGLRALSDIDLQIVEGTTHAIIGPNGAGKSTLLNVCIGRIAPDTGAVVFDGEVITGKRPHEINQMGIVRVFQTPEIFPDLTLLQNVMVPAFAKRDGAFRLNAFRGTDGETEIREEAEHWLADVGLAGYKDTQAASLSRGDKRRLELAMGLVQRPRLLLLDEPTAGMSRHDTNSTIDLLKKIKARGMTKVIIEHDMHVVFSLADRVTVLAQGRIIADGTPEEVRRSAVVQEAYLGGAH; encoded by the coding sequence ATGACAAATGCGGTGCTGCATGTCGCGGACGTGCACAAAAGCTTCGGCGGTCTGCGGGCCCTGTCCGACATCGATCTGCAGATCGTCGAGGGGACGACCCATGCGATCATCGGCCCCAACGGCGCCGGTAAATCGACATTGCTGAACGTGTGTATCGGGCGTATCGCGCCCGATACAGGGGCCGTGGTCTTCGATGGGGAGGTCATCACGGGCAAGCGCCCGCACGAGATCAACCAGATGGGAATCGTGCGGGTGTTTCAGACGCCGGAGATATTTCCGGACCTGACGCTGCTCCAGAACGTCATGGTGCCGGCTTTCGCCAAGCGCGACGGCGCGTTCAGGCTCAATGCCTTCCGGGGAACCGATGGCGAGACGGAAATCCGCGAGGAGGCGGAGCACTGGCTCGCCGATGTCGGGCTCGCCGGATACAAGGACACGCAGGCGGCGAGCCTGTCGCGCGGCGACAAGCGCCGGCTGGAGCTGGCCATGGGGCTTGTGCAGCGCCCGCGGCTGCTTCTGCTGGACGAGCCGACGGCCGGCATGTCGCGCCACGATACCAACTCCACCATCGACCTTCTGAAGAAGATCAAGGCGCGCGGCATGACCAAGGTCATCATCGAGCACGACATGCATGTCGTGTTTTCGCTGGCTGACCGCGTCACTGTGCTCGCCCAGGGGCGGATCATCGCCGATGGCACGCCGGAAGAGGTCAGGCGCAGCGCGGTCGTGCAGGAAGCCTATCTGGGAGGTGCGCATTGA
- a CDS encoding ABC transporter ATP-binding protein, producing the protein MNAVTMPRAESATDAPFFSVRDIHAYYGESYIVQGVSFDIAEGDIVALLGRNGAGKTSTLRTLARAQDPQLKSGEIWLGDLAVHTLKDYQASQSGIQFVQEDRRIIPGLTVEENLQLSQIAEPKGWPLEKIYEYFPRLAERRKQEGVTLSGGEQQMLAVARALARDIRLLLLDEPYEGLAPVIVREIEKIVAQIKELGITTIIVEQNAVAALELANRALILDMGQIVFDGTAKSVLESPELRNEYLAI; encoded by the coding sequence ATGAACGCCGTGACTATGCCAAGGGCTGAGAGCGCAACCGACGCTCCCTTCTTCAGTGTCCGGGATATCCACGCCTATTACGGCGAGAGCTATATCGTCCAGGGTGTCAGCTTCGATATCGCGGAAGGCGATATCGTGGCGCTGCTCGGCCGCAACGGGGCGGGCAAGACATCGACGCTGCGCACGCTGGCGCGGGCACAGGACCCGCAGCTCAAAAGCGGCGAGATCTGGCTTGGCGATCTTGCCGTGCATACGCTGAAGGATTATCAGGCGTCGCAATCCGGCATCCAGTTCGTGCAGGAAGACCGGCGCATCATTCCGGGCCTTACCGTCGAGGAGAATCTTCAGCTCTCGCAGATCGCCGAGCCGAAAGGCTGGCCGCTGGAGAAGATCTATGAATATTTCCCGCGCCTGGCGGAACGGCGCAAGCAGGAGGGGGTAACGCTTTCCGGCGGCGAGCAGCAGATGCTTGCCGTGGCGCGCGCGCTGGCCCGCGATATCCGGCTGCTGTTGCTCGATGAGCCTTATGAAGGGCTGGCGCCGGTCATTGTGCGGGAGATCGAAAAGATCGTCGCCCAGATCAAGGAACTCGGCATCACCACCATCATCGTCGAGCAGAATGCGGTGGCCGCCCTCGAACTCGCCAATCGCGCGCTGATTCTCGATATGGGGCAGATCGTGTTCGACGGAACCGCCAAATCGGTGCTGGAAAGCCCGGAGTTGCGGAACGAATACCTCGCCATCTGA
- a CDS encoding glycosyltransferase: MLTWEVGEGFAHATRLLLIARQLRQTGWRPAVAARDPETLRSAYEAEGIELFPAPQHESCFTGTPPFRAASYADVMGICGYADRDRLAASLAAWESILARLKPAAIIADYAPLLSLAAFRRIPLIPIGDGFVVPPALPEGGFPPLGGKVPDVWPPADLLANARAVQAARGQPLPENLPEIINGIGGVVSIPPELDIYADWRPQPAAGPWEHPDTPLPRPDAPRFFGYLRLSHPLARRIVKALIDTRMPGALFLRDIPPGRADALAGELKAAGIRLHGTPPPIREALAPASLFIHHGGIGSLTDGATLGRMQLLLPRHREQSCNAKRALETLPGCFRIGENARDESLRETLPRLMSDRQAFRRAQETATRIGARPETAWAALQPLLAGI, encoded by the coding sequence TTGCTCACCTGGGAAGTTGGCGAGGGTTTCGCCCATGCGACGCGCCTGCTGTTGATCGCCCGGCAGCTGCGCCAGACAGGCTGGCGCCCGGCTGTCGCCGCGCGCGACCCGGAAACCTTGCGGAGTGCATATGAGGCCGAGGGGATAGAGCTGTTCCCGGCGCCGCAGCACGAATCCTGCTTCACCGGCACACCGCCATTCCGCGCCGCCAGCTATGCCGATGTCATGGGCATCTGCGGCTATGCCGACCGCGACCGGCTGGCCGCCAGCCTTGCCGCATGGGAGTCCATCCTGGCGCGGCTCAAGCCTGCGGCGATCATCGCCGACTATGCGCCGCTGCTGTCGCTGGCCGCCTTCCGCCGAATTCCGCTGATCCCCATCGGCGACGGCTTCGTCGTACCACCTGCCCTGCCGGAGGGCGGCTTTCCGCCGCTTGGGGGAAAAGTGCCGGATGTCTGGCCACCGGCTGACCTGCTGGCCAATGCCCGTGCCGTACAGGCGGCACGCGGGCAACCCCTGCCGGAGAACCTGCCGGAGATCATCAATGGTATCGGCGGGGTGGTCTCCATACCGCCGGAACTGGACATCTATGCCGACTGGCGGCCGCAGCCCGCCGCCGGCCCGTGGGAGCACCCGGACACCCCCTTGCCAAGGCCGGATGCGCCGCGCTTCTTCGGCTATCTGCGCCTCAGCCATCCGCTGGCGCGACGCATCGTGAAGGCGCTGATCGACACCCGCATGCCCGGCGCGCTGTTCCTGCGCGACATTCCGCCGGGCCGGGCGGACGCGCTGGCGGGGGAGCTGAAGGCGGCCGGCATCCGGCTGCACGGGACGCCGCCTCCAATCCGCGAGGCGCTGGCCCCGGCCAGCCTGTTCATCCACCATGGCGGCATCGGCTCGCTGACTGACGGCGCCACTTTGGGGCGGATGCAGCTGCTGCTGCCCCGCCATCGCGAGCAGAGCTGCAACGCGAAGCGCGCGCTGGAGACTCTGCCCGGCTGCTTCCGGATTGGCGAGAACGCCCGGGATGAAAGTCTGCGCGAAACCCTGCCAAGGCTGATGTCCGACCGTCAGGCTTTCCGTCGCGCGCAGGAAACCGCGACGCGCATCGGCGCCCGGCCGGAAACTGCCTGGGCCGCCCTGCAGCCGCTGCTGGCCGGAATATAA